The nucleotide sequence TACCACATCAGTTCTTTGCTTAATACAATGTCTGCTCATTATTCCTTAAACATGCAAATTCCTTAAACattcatattttccattcttttgtttcttctggagCCTGCTCTCTATTTTGCCAATCTAATTGTGCCCTTTCTTGACTTAGTCCTTGCTTCTTGAAGCTtttcctgacttcttttttttatgaaaacagctttttttttttttttttttttttttgccagtatgGTTCAGCCACCACTTAGCATATGCTACAGGGAATTGCtatttactctttaaaatatatgtcctGTTCTAACTTGATCATAATTGCTGTGTGCCTCAGTtgtctcatatataaaataaaggtatTAGTAACACCTTTCTCAAATATATGAGGATAGATTAAATAATCCAAAACAAACCTTTGGTGAATATCAGTTATTGTTGTTAGCTATAGACTTCTGAAAGGAAGGAATCCTGCTATGTACTTTTTTTAATCCTGTGTCTAGCCTCATGCTCTAGACAGTAGATACTAAATACATTGTTAGTTATGTTGGCTGGAAAGAAATCTGTGCCTTATATTTCAGGAGGTTGTTATCAAATACTCTATCAATATATACATGTTGAAAATGAGATCTTTGAAAGATAAACATTGTGAAATACTGTGTTTTCTATATAGAATTTCTCTTTAAgttcatttattgatttacttcAGTTATAAAATTTGTATAACTTGCTTtcacaaacataaaattaaaattcaattcaataagAAACCAAGACATACTAAACTTTATCCTTTATATATCCAAGAAGAAATGATTTGCatacaaaactattaaaatagtaattacaaataattatctttttcagACTCTTAAGATACCACTTAGAAATTTTGAGAAATCCAGAAAATTTGAGAATTGGATTAAAAACCCTCCAGAGATAATCATTGCATTCTCCCCTCTCGTTTGCATAAAGGTTTACCCACCTGAAGATATGCTGATTGTGATATTTTGTGTGCAGTTTTCCCCACTGCTTAGCattgtacataaatattttttgtccTTAAGAATAGTGATAAATAACATGtataatttcttaatgttttgaatagtttataaagatttatcataaaaataaataacagcttaAAAACTATTGACAGTTTGGTACAAGGTTAGTTCTTGTTTAAGGAATCTCCTAAGAATAACCATTCttgattctgatttatttttccatatgaactTCAAAATCGgttgtgtattttgaaaataactggTTAGTATTGAGTTCACTTTAAATTTATATGCTAGTTTTATGATGTTGCTTTCCAATGCTGGTATTCCACTCCAttctacttttatgttttttagtacatttaaagattttgtcagttttgttctttaatgCCAGTGCTGCATTTCTTATtaagcttattcctaggtatttcagCTTTTATTCTAGTTGCTATTacaaatagacttttttttccattaggtCTTTCAGCTGGTTGATAATGTAATTCTGAAGActcttgatttaaatatttaattaggTACCCAGCCACCTTACTCAGTTCCCTTATTGTCTATAACTATTATTCACTAGATTTTTTGGGCTTTTCAGGCGACATTTAATATTTGTAAGTAACAATTTGgcctttctcaaaaatttttcatAGCTCTTATTCTTTGTCTAACCTCTGACAGTCACTATAGGAGGTCCTTCTGAGTTTACTAATAAGCATTTTGCTAGTTACTGTGTGAGATTGATTTACCTACCTTACGTAATAGAAACATTgttcaaattgttttatttattcaaccattaTTTATTGGTCTACTCTCTGATAGGTGAAAAGTCAGAAGCTGGGGTTCAGAGCCTGATAAGATATTATCCACTTTCAGGGATGAGTATTATAAAATGTGTAACAGTTTGTGTGGGAACTGGAGAAACGAGAGTTCAATGTgagaaaaggaggtggggggcCGATGGGTCCAAGGAGACTTTCTGGAAAAGATGATGCTTGAGCTGAATTCTGAATAGACTGAGTCCACCTCCATTTTACTTTGGGGAAATGATTTCCTGTGATTCCCGTgttaaattttttgaataatttctaaAGAATCAGCACTGAAAGAGCAAGTGGTTTTCTTTCACCAAAATCTAATAGTTTAGGATTAGTCAATGCATGGAACATGATTGCTTAGATTGAAAGCATtcttctcctaaaaaaaaatttcagaactgAGAGAAACTTCAGGCAACAGTTAGTCCATATCCCCACTGCCCACCCAGTTTTATGGATGTGAGAGAGAGACTTAGGTTAATGATTCAGCTGAGGTCTTAAGGCCATGTATCTGCAGAGCTTGAAAAAACTATGTCCTGCCTAGTAGTCTAGGCTCCTAGAACATCTATATTAATCACAAATTGATTACGTTTTGGTGAGCTTTTTTTGGATTCATGTCATCTTTAGTAGTGTTTTCAAGTTCttgaatttagaatttttgttGCATCTTCTGCATTCCTTAGTCGAAAGAATGGAGAGGAAAGTACACTCTCGGAATACCTTATGATTTGGGATTTTAAGTGTTCTCAGACATGTTATTCTGTTTGCCTATAAGAGGAAcaaaagtatgatttttaatagaaattgtctggcattttttttacctttgctgtttttcttgcgatattaatttttctttttctctttttagtctgCCATTTTCAATTTTCAGAGTCTGTTGACTGTAATCTTGCTGCTTATATGTACCTGTGCTTATATCCGATCCTTGGCACCCAGCCTCCTGGACAGAAATAAAACTGGGTATGTTACTAATGATACCTAATCCCCCAAATTAGTTCCTATAGACATTGAGGATAAATTAGCATAGAAgtcattaaataatttaattcctGTATATCACTTAGTTTTGTAATAACTTTTTACACTTTCTcccctagtttttaaaaactaaaaacttttgttcacagtatcttaataaatttttttgttgttgttttgttttgtttttaaattttatttatttattcatcagagatagagagaggcagagacacaggcagagggagaagcaggctctattcagggagccccatgtgggactcgatccgggaccccaggatcacacccttgagccaaaggcagatgctcaactgctgaggcacccaggctttccaataaatttttatttattaaaatatcagaagTGACCTGAAATGTGTTAGACtgagagggatagggagaagtaTATTTAAAGACATGGCAGGTTTTTTTATGGGATTAGAAATAACAGTTTAGTACCATCAAAGACCATATTGGGCCttattttttagtgaaataaTTAGTAAAGTTGGTTATCTTGTTTTTTGAAGCATAAAAGAGTTTGCAAGCACTGTGTCCATTCGACTATAATGTGGCCATTCTCTGTCCAGTCCAAGACTGCTCTAATCATATGGGCTCCCTGTTACTATTAGAAAGCAAACATATGGAGAAATTTAGCTTACTTAAAgccataataaaaattaagtcttGGGCTTGCCAcatcccttttattttatgttcacaTCCTGAAAAAATTTGAGCTCAATATGATACCacacagaattaaaatttttaaagtgccatcttcataaaacagaaatacataTTGATTTCAACCACAAGGaaaggtatattaaaaaaaaaaaaaacagaccatgTGGTGGAAGCTATGTAAACTTTCTTTGCCttgcatatttattaatttctatggAAAAGTGTCTtaatcctttcttgataaaagcCTATACCTCCTCAATcgttttaagaaataaaagaatgaaaaaatacttCACATAGGAATAATTATCTCCAAAACCTGTATCAGGCCAAATTAGGATCCTACAAGGTCAATTTCTATTCCACTAATGAAAATATACAAGAGGCAAGGTGATAACCATGAGAGTAATAATTTCTGCTTCACTTTCCTTCATCTCCATTCTATCTTTGAGGACATAATTAGCATTTATTCAAACATTCTGTTATCTGAATCACTTGGCTTTTGTTaccattttccctttttatttcctaGGGTTATTAAACATGTATAAAGGAGTAAATAGAACCTCTAACCAATTTTGAATATTACAAACTGATAATCCTGTTCTAGTAAATTGATCATCTGTTGCTATTGGCCTGAGGGATTTTATTTAACCTACTGATGGTATTTGTCCATCAGTTTTTATGACAATGCCCCTCTTCCTTTGTAGATGATGACTTTTCATCACAAGTTTTTC is from Canis lupus familiaris isolate Mischka breed German Shepherd chromosome 3, alternate assembly UU_Cfam_GSD_1.0, whole genome shotgun sequence and encodes:
- the TMEM167A gene encoding protein kish-A, whose translation is MSAIFNFQSLLTVILLLICTCAYIRSLAPSLLDRNKTGLLGIFWKCARIGERKSPYVAVCCIVMAFSILFMQ